In Deltaproteobacteria bacterium, a single genomic region encodes these proteins:
- a CDS encoding N-acetyltransferase: protein MAVPLRRMEVVEPAVLPVDVAPVRSAVDRDKFIRFQYDLYRNDPNFVPPLEMERRDFLDPTKNPFFRHAEVDLFLARRDGEIVGRIAAIHDRNYNAFWKSKTVAFGLFESIDDPAVARALISTVEAWGKERGLEHLLGPLNFSTNYDCGVLIDGFDRPAVFLMTYNPRYYPELLERAGLSKAKDLFAWDLLSTQEPPEKVVRIAEKIRKREGITVRKANLKDLPGEIAKLKKVYNAAWERNWGFVPMTDAEFDHMAKDMKSVVVPDFLLIAEVQGEPVAFSLTLPDMNQAFRQIEDGRLTRFGLPIGLAKLVYYQRKIKWARLTALGIVEGYRRRGLDAILYLETLRAVQRLGYEGGEIGWTLEDNHLVNRAIESMGGKHSKTYRVYEKSL, encoded by the coding sequence CGTGGACCGCGACAAGTTCATCCGCTTCCAGTACGACCTGTACCGCAACGACCCGAACTTCGTGCCGCCGCTGGAGATGGAGCGGCGCGACTTCCTCGACCCGACGAAGAACCCGTTCTTCCGCCATGCGGAAGTGGACCTCTTCCTGGCGCGCCGCGACGGCGAGATCGTGGGTCGCATCGCCGCGATCCACGACCGCAACTACAACGCGTTCTGGAAGAGCAAGACCGTCGCGTTCGGACTCTTCGAGAGCATCGACGACCCGGCCGTGGCGCGCGCGCTGATCTCGACCGTGGAAGCCTGGGGCAAGGAGCGCGGCCTCGAGCACCTCCTCGGCCCGCTCAACTTCTCCACGAACTACGACTGCGGCGTGCTCATCGACGGCTTCGACCGCCCGGCCGTGTTCTTGATGACCTACAACCCGCGCTACTACCCGGAGTTGCTGGAGCGCGCGGGGCTGTCGAAGGCCAAGGACCTCTTCGCCTGGGACCTGCTCAGCACGCAGGAGCCGCCCGAGAAGGTCGTCCGGATCGCCGAGAAGATTCGCAAGCGCGAGGGCATCACCGTCCGCAAGGCGAACTTGAAGGACCTGCCCGGCGAGATCGCCAAGCTGAAGAAGGTCTACAACGCGGCGTGGGAGCGGAACTGGGGCTTCGTGCCCATGACCGACGCCGAGTTCGATCACATGGCCAAGGACATGAAGTCCGTGGTCGTGCCCGACTTCCTGCTCATCGCCGAGGTCCAGGGCGAGCCGGTGGCGTTCTCGCTCACCCTGCCCGACATGAACCAGGCCTTCCGCCAGATCGAGGACGGCCGGCTCACGCGCTTTGGCCTGCCCATCGGCCTCGCCAAGCTCGTGTACTACCAGCGCAAGATCAAGTGGGCACGGCTCACGGCGCTGGGCATCGTCGAGGGGTACCGGCGGCGCGGTTTGGACGCAATCCTGTACCTCGAGACGCTGCGCGCGGTGCAGCGCCTGGGCTACGAGGGCGGCGAGATCGGCTGGACGCTCGAGGACAACCACCTCGTGAACCGCGCCATCGAGTCCATGGGCGGCAAGCACAGCAAGACGTACCGCGTGTACGAGAAGTCGCTCTGA
- the ybeY gene encoding rRNA maturation RNase YbeY, producing the protein MSTPNKPNRVLVDARAPRSAPIAASLGRLAKRYLRELGLSGCELSLSLVTDAQIRIVNRDWRHKDKPTDVLSFPAGEQPLPPGTLKPLGDVMISLQTARARASEEGRPLQAELARYLAHGLLHVLGHDHHKKADAARMMAAERKLLGSVGMVEAALGPVVDGARSRRAKSRVQTGRRA; encoded by the coding sequence TTGAGCACGCCGAACAAGCCCAACCGCGTGCTCGTCGATGCCCGCGCGCCGCGCAGCGCGCCCATTGCCGCGTCCCTGGGGCGGCTCGCGAAGCGCTACCTGCGCGAGCTGGGGCTCTCCGGCTGCGAGCTCTCGCTCAGCCTGGTGACCGACGCGCAGATCCGCATCGTCAATCGCGACTGGCGCCACAAGGACAAGCCCACCGACGTGCTCTCGTTCCCCGCGGGCGAGCAGCCGCTGCCGCCCGGCACGCTGAAGCCGCTCGGCGACGTGATGATTTCGCTGCAGACCGCACGCGCCCGCGCGTCCGAAGAAGGCCGGCCGCTGCAAGCCGAGCTCGCGCGCTACCTCGCGCATGGGCTGCTGCACGTGCTCGGTCACGACCACCACAAGAAGGCCGACGCCGCGCGCATGATGGCCGCCGAGCGCAAGCTCTTGGGAAGCGTGGGGATGGTGGAGGCCGCTTTGGGTCCTGTGGTTGACGGCGCGCGGAGCAGACGCGCAAAGTCGAGGGTCCAAACGGGGAGGCGCGCGTGA
- a CDS encoding HDIG domain-containing protein, with amino-acid sequence MPEEGGSGPSGPAADLIPPPLQDLARRAARWRWVERVAGAVLLALVAVGAAFLVTPGFYGSKVPAFEDVQVGELARFTVKADRDYDIPDEATTAAQRDDAAAQVRPVYDYDLSVAQGALSRLRAGFSRMQEAVSAVRATLPPPPAEAPAEKGKKPAPKAHPNDAVSPELAKAMADSREDLYRELQLALDDDDFQALIQVQFSGEEEHAVELLLRRYQQPMIAQASDELAALGRRGISVRTFPHVGLREGEMVLLGPGQQLQPGERSPDEGPKAVNEVPDLDHVRAEEANAGAQLPDDLPPTARSAAVHLARRFLRPNLTFDAAETAHRADMARAAIKPVVIQLKKGDKVIAAGERIDKRHLLIFKGMRAQNAELDPRQVRAGTALAVALLLGGLFAFGKRGLRRFRPTRKDVLLLAAWLLAMLALMDVGLLVSESVRDRLPGLAGDAFEYAIPFAAGAMLVRFVLGAEEALLFSGAFALLAAMVAGNSLAMGLYAWVGALVGAQRVAGAKDRAALFRAGLWTGAANALMVICLQLIAGKFASRETVAGAAAGLFGGAVLTPVLVMSAAPLVEWLGGYVTDIKLLELANLNHPALKELIVQAPGTYHHSIIMGSLVEAAAEAVGANPLLARVCAYYHDIGKGKNPLYFGENQKGENRHDQLAPATSAQIIKKHVTDGIEMAKQYKLPKAVADAIPQHHGTKLVGYFFHKAMKEQEGKDGSPIDEAAYRYPGPKPQYPEAALVMIADAVEAASRALAEPSDANLQALVKKMINSIFADGQLDECDLTLKDLNVLAKSFFQSLSGIYHSRPQYPPGAVNPPKQNEAPQLRAVGDPPSNVKKLGT; translated from the coding sequence ATGCCCGAGGAAGGCGGCTCAGGACCGAGCGGTCCCGCGGCGGATCTGATTCCGCCGCCGCTCCAGGACCTTGCCCGGCGCGCGGCGCGCTGGCGCTGGGTGGAGCGGGTCGCGGGCGCGGTGCTCCTGGCGCTGGTCGCCGTCGGCGCGGCCTTCCTGGTCACGCCCGGCTTCTACGGCTCCAAGGTGCCGGCTTTCGAGGACGTTCAGGTGGGCGAGCTGGCCCGCTTCACCGTCAAGGCCGACCGCGACTACGACATCCCCGACGAGGCCACCACCGCTGCCCAGCGCGACGACGCGGCGGCGCAGGTGCGCCCCGTCTACGACTACGACCTCTCCGTGGCCCAGGGCGCGCTCTCGCGCCTGCGCGCGGGGTTCTCGCGCATGCAGGAGGCGGTGAGCGCCGTGCGCGCCACGCTGCCGCCGCCGCCCGCCGAGGCGCCGGCGGAGAAGGGCAAGAAGCCCGCGCCCAAGGCGCACCCGAACGACGCCGTGAGCCCCGAGCTGGCCAAGGCGATGGCCGACAGCCGCGAGGATCTGTACCGTGAGCTGCAGCTCGCGCTCGACGACGACGACTTCCAGGCGCTGATCCAGGTCCAGTTCAGCGGCGAGGAGGAGCACGCCGTGGAGCTGCTCCTGCGCCGCTATCAGCAGCCGATGATCGCCCAGGCCTCCGACGAGCTGGCCGCGTTGGGCCGCCGGGGCATCAGCGTCCGCACGTTCCCCCACGTGGGCCTGCGCGAGGGCGAGATGGTGCTGCTCGGCCCCGGCCAGCAGCTCCAGCCCGGCGAGCGCAGCCCGGACGAGGGGCCCAAGGCGGTCAACGAGGTCCCGGACCTGGACCATGTTCGCGCCGAGGAGGCGAACGCCGGTGCGCAGCTGCCCGACGACCTGCCGCCGACCGCGCGCAGCGCCGCCGTGCACCTGGCGCGGCGCTTCCTGCGTCCCAACCTGACCTTCGACGCCGCCGAGACCGCCCACCGCGCCGACATGGCCCGCGCGGCCATCAAGCCGGTGGTCATCCAGCTCAAGAAGGGCGACAAGGTCATCGCCGCGGGCGAGCGCATCGACAAGCGCCACCTGCTCATCTTCAAGGGCATGCGCGCCCAGAACGCCGAGCTCGATCCTCGGCAGGTCCGCGCGGGGACGGCGCTCGCGGTGGCGCTGCTCCTGGGCGGCCTCTTCGCCTTCGGCAAGCGCGGGCTGCGGCGCTTCCGGCCCACGCGCAAAGACGTGCTCCTGCTCGCCGCGTGGCTGCTGGCGATGCTGGCGCTGATGGACGTGGGCCTGCTGGTGTCGGAGAGCGTCCGCGACCGGCTGCCGGGGCTCGCTGGCGACGCGTTCGAGTACGCGATTCCGTTTGCCGCGGGCGCAATGCTGGTGCGCTTCGTGCTCGGCGCGGAGGAGGCGCTCTTGTTCTCGGGCGCGTTCGCGCTGCTCGCGGCCATGGTGGCGGGAAATTCGCTGGCCATGGGGCTCTACGCCTGGGTGGGTGCGCTCGTGGGCGCCCAGCGCGTGGCGGGCGCCAAGGACCGCGCGGCGCTCTTCCGCGCGGGGCTCTGGACCGGTGCCGCCAACGCGCTGATGGTGATCTGCTTGCAGCTCATCGCTGGCAAGTTCGCCTCGCGCGAGACCGTCGCGGGCGCGGCTGCGGGGCTCTTCGGTGGCGCGGTGCTGACACCGGTGCTGGTGATGAGCGCGGCGCCGCTGGTGGAGTGGCTGGGCGGCTACGTCACCGACATCAAGCTGCTCGAGCTCGCGAACCTGAACCACCCGGCGCTCAAGGAGCTCATCGTCCAGGCGCCCGGGACCTACCACCACAGCATCATCATGGGCTCGCTGGTCGAGGCCGCGGCCGAGGCGGTCGGCGCCAACCCGCTGCTCGCGCGCGTGTGCGCGTACTACCACGACATCGGAAAGGGCAAGAACCCGCTCTACTTCGGCGAGAACCAGAAGGGCGAGAACCGCCACGATCAGCTCGCGCCGGCGACGAGCGCGCAGATCATCAAGAAGCACGTCACCGACGGCATCGAGATGGCCAAGCAGTACAAGCTGCCCAAGGCCGTCGCCGACGCGATTCCGCAGCACCACGGCACCAAGCTCGTCGGCTACTTCTTCCACAAGGCGATGAAGGAGCAGGAGGGCAAGGACGGCTCGCCCATCGACGAGGCCGCGTACCGCTATCCCGGCCCGAAGCCGCAGTACCCCGAGGCCGCGCTGGTGATGATCGCGGACGCCGTGGAGGCCGCGAGCCGCGCGCTCGCCGAGCCGAGCGACGCGAATCTTCAAGCTCTGGTCAAGAAGATGATCAACAGCATCTTCGCCGACGGCCAGCTCGACGAGTGCGACCTGACGTTGAAAGACCTGAACGTGCTCGCCAAGAGCTTCTTCCAATCGCTCTCGGGCATCTACCACTCGCGGCCTCAGTATCCGCCCGGCGCCGTGAACCCGCCCAAGCAGAACGAGGCGCCGCAGCTGCGCGCCGTGGGCGATCCGCCGTCGAACGTGAAGAAGCTCGGGACGTAA
- a CDS encoding BamA/TamA family outer membrane protein, with translation MSGPPVLPHGPENPGVPVEQGIPLIRPADGGAPDAGIVLTPDGGLILELDGGAPAAVQGTRHTDWLVIPLVTYNSDTKLGYGAAGQIQGAGGVDPYRYLLAAQLYFTTGGVQSHWIHYDSPRFQGSKLRVWGRLEYHRDKFAPYYGIGNDTSDNPASYAGLSGSNPFTYDRIGPFLRAGAAYPFIPQLYAFGFVSYTDVTIHPYAGSLVELQQPYGINGGHELQLNVGLYYDTRDHEAVPTRGGLIELSGRGVSQALASSFTYGGLDLRMLYFKSFHRRLVLAMRAQGDALTKGAPFFELPNFGGVESYDGIGGLWSERGVPQDRYVARLKFIGTLELRTLLAEFMVRGEPLNFGLNGFLDLGRVYQPGQPDGPFVHPGYGAGARLWRRSFVLRVDLASSPDRAFNIYLVFGNFF, from the coding sequence GTGAGTGGCCCTCCGGTCCTTCCACACGGGCCCGAGAACCCCGGCGTGCCGGTGGAGCAGGGCATCCCGCTGATTCGTCCGGCCGACGGCGGCGCGCCCGATGCGGGAATCGTGCTCACGCCCGACGGCGGGCTCATCCTCGAGCTCGACGGCGGCGCGCCGGCAGCGGTGCAAGGGACCCGACACACCGACTGGCTGGTGATTCCGCTCGTCACCTACAACAGCGACACCAAGCTGGGTTACGGCGCCGCCGGCCAGATTCAGGGCGCGGGAGGTGTCGACCCGTATCGGTACCTGCTCGCGGCGCAGCTGTACTTCACCACCGGCGGCGTCCAGAGCCACTGGATCCACTACGACTCGCCGCGCTTTCAGGGCAGCAAGCTCCGCGTGTGGGGCCGCCTCGAGTACCACCGCGACAAGTTCGCGCCGTACTACGGCATCGGCAACGACACCTCCGACAACCCCGCAAGCTACGCAGGCCTCTCGGGGTCGAATCCGTTCACCTACGATCGCATCGGGCCGTTCTTGCGCGCGGGCGCGGCGTATCCGTTCATTCCGCAGCTCTATGCGTTCGGGTTCGTCTCGTACACCGACGTGACCATCCACCCGTACGCGGGCTCCTTGGTCGAGCTGCAGCAGCCGTACGGCATCAACGGCGGCCACGAGCTGCAGCTCAACGTGGGCCTGTACTACGACACGCGCGATCACGAGGCCGTCCCCACCCGCGGCGGCCTCATCGAATTGTCGGGGCGCGGGGTGAGCCAGGCGCTCGCCTCGAGCTTCACCTACGGCGGCCTCGACCTGCGAATGCTCTACTTCAAGTCGTTCCACCGCCGGCTGGTTCTCGCCATGCGCGCCCAGGGCGACGCGCTCACCAAGGGCGCGCCGTTCTTCGAGCTGCCCAACTTCGGCGGGGTGGAGTCCTACGACGGCATCGGCGGCCTCTGGAGCGAGCGCGGCGTGCCCCAGGACCGCTACGTGGCCCGGCTGAAGTTCATCGGCACCCTCGAACTGCGCACCCTCCTTGCGGAATTCATGGTCCGCGGCGAGCCGCTCAACTTCGGGCTCAACGGCTTCCTCGACCTGGGTCGCGTCTACCAGCCCGGCCAGCCCGATGGGCCGTTCGTCCACCCGGGCTACGGCGCGGGTGCGCGGCTCTGGCGGCGGTCTTTCGTCCTGCGCGTGGACCTGGCCAGCTCCCCCGACCGGGCGTTCAACATTTACCTCGTCTTTGGAAACTTTTTCTGA
- a CDS encoding chemotaxis response regulator protein-glutamate methylesterase: MSTRILIAADPGLAAELTKALPRPEFHIEAAIHEPAELLPKVKDTRPQLVLLQLGLAKRDGHRCVQDLMAFAPTPILLVAGHGEDPAEAFEALAMGALDAVRYTEGQAVDLARRARLLAGVRVITHVRARRAKAGRNDITDLRTKLVAVGASLGGPRALAQLLHDLRGPLPAPILIVQHISDGFSEGLAHWLAVETGTPVREVTHQMPLTPGLIAVAPSGKQMEVREGKALLLDDPPDGGFKPSVSTMFRSVARHYGQRGVGVILTGMGQDGADGLLEMRRQGARTFAQDEATCVVFGMPRAAWELGAVESMLPLDQLAIAIRRAVEG, encoded by the coding sequence ATGTCGACCCGGATTCTCATCGCCGCGGATCCCGGGCTCGCCGCCGAGCTCACCAAGGCCCTGCCTCGGCCCGAATTCCACATCGAGGCCGCGATCCACGAGCCCGCGGAGCTGCTGCCCAAGGTCAAAGACACCCGGCCGCAGCTGGTGCTCCTGCAGCTCGGGCTCGCCAAGCGCGACGGCCACCGCTGCGTGCAAGACCTCATGGCCTTCGCGCCCACGCCCATCCTGCTGGTGGCCGGCCACGGCGAGGATCCGGCCGAGGCGTTCGAGGCGCTGGCGATGGGCGCGCTGGACGCCGTCCGCTACACCGAAGGCCAGGCCGTGGACCTCGCGCGTCGGGCGCGGCTGCTCGCGGGTGTGCGGGTCATCACCCACGTGCGCGCGCGCCGCGCCAAGGCCGGCCGCAACGACATCACCGATTTGCGCACCAAGCTGGTTGCCGTCGGCGCTTCGCTCGGCGGACCGCGCGCGCTCGCCCAGTTGCTGCACGACCTGCGCGGTCCGCTGCCAGCGCCCATCCTCATCGTCCAGCACATCTCCGACGGCTTCTCGGAGGGCCTGGCGCACTGGCTCGCGGTGGAGACGGGCACGCCGGTGCGCGAGGTGACGCACCAGATGCCGCTCACGCCCGGGCTCATCGCCGTGGCGCCCTCGGGCAAGCAGATGGAGGTGCGCGAAGGCAAGGCGCTGCTCCTCGACGACCCGCCCGACGGCGGCTTCAAGCCCAGCGTGAGCACCATGTTCCGCTCGGTGGCGCGGCACTACGGCCAGCGCGGCGTGGGCGTCATCCTCACCGGCATGGGCCAGGACGGCGCCGACGGCCTGCTCGAGATGCGCCGCCAGGGCGCGCGCACCTTCGCGCAGGATGAGGCCACCTGCGTGGTGTTCGGCATGCCGCGCGCCGCCTGGGAGCTGGGCGCGGTGGAGTCCATGTTGCCCCTCGATCAGCTGGCGATCGCCATTCGCCGCGCGGTGGAGGGCTGA
- a CDS encoding hybrid sensor histidine kinase/response regulator → MTPDEVRKQLIGKFREVSGDRLEKIGLAVMALEKNPGDAGAADEIARELHTLKGEARMLGLPSVGSVAHSAEDLLRTLREGKTPLAKASDLLLRACDAISVLVDDTSLGTNPEAPQAKEVIGQITSVIGGAPPAEPTPPPPAAEPQTARPKSKPTKPGARPPSRPTAVARPPSKGDGRSESGDARPPSNRERESPGQRSSDKLQGERTADRSIRVAVDSLDQLGSLAGDLLVEGERSTLRVRELAALVQRFNRVSDKLVALAERVVHNSPDHVRELALHEGDMHLLRDDAFRFLRRNSDGLNAMRNALDQLADRVAEARLVPCSTVFGALPRGVRDLAKQQGKDVTFEIFNGDVGVDRGLLGEVRDALVHAVRNSVDHGIETPDERARAGKPRAGRIELRLRADGGMLAVDVDDDGAGIDPRRVRQAAVEKGLIARSAALALSDRDALELIFTPGFSTKTDITETSGRGVGMDVVKRKVEALGGSVSVTSQVGKGTRVSLRMPQSLALMKVLLVRLGDDVYGLPASDVESVGRIDPSDRLEVSGISAVRYRGRTVSLVALGPLLSLNGGPRHDRPQAVFVRHAEDRAALVVDGFVGEREVAVKPCGGDFLRGAKFIAGAAALEDGRIAVLLHLPDIMADVRRTSRPVQATTPARRLKVLLVDDSPIARATEAALVRALGHQVEEAVDGEEGYAKATAGNFDIILTDIQMPRLDGIALCRRLRAELSTQKTPVVVMSSLAAPEDKRRGLDAGADAYLVKGELSVEAVAQVIERLTG, encoded by the coding sequence ATGACGCCCGACGAGGTCCGCAAGCAGCTCATCGGCAAGTTCCGAGAGGTCTCGGGCGATCGGCTCGAGAAGATCGGTCTTGCCGTGATGGCGCTCGAGAAGAACCCGGGCGACGCCGGCGCCGCCGACGAGATCGCGCGCGAGCTCCACACCCTCAAGGGCGAAGCGCGCATGCTGGGCCTGCCCAGCGTGGGCTCGGTGGCGCACTCCGCCGAGGACCTGCTGCGCACCCTGCGCGAGGGCAAGACCCCGCTCGCCAAGGCCAGCGATCTGCTGCTGCGCGCCTGCGACGCGATCAGCGTGCTCGTCGACGACACCTCGCTGGGCACCAACCCCGAGGCGCCCCAGGCGAAGGAGGTCATCGGGCAGATCACGTCCGTGATCGGCGGCGCACCGCCGGCGGAGCCCACGCCGCCTCCTCCAGCAGCGGAGCCGCAGACCGCCCGGCCGAAGTCGAAGCCGACCAAGCCGGGCGCGCGGCCGCCGTCGAGGCCCACCGCCGTGGCCCGGCCGCCGTCGAAGGGCGATGGCAGATCCGAGTCCGGCGATGCGCGCCCGCCCTCGAACCGCGAGCGCGAGAGTCCCGGCCAGCGCAGCTCCGACAAGCTCCAGGGCGAGCGCACTGCGGATCGCTCCATCCGCGTGGCCGTGGACTCGCTCGATCAGCTCGGCTCGCTCGCGGGCGACCTGCTCGTGGAAGGCGAGCGCTCCACGCTCCGCGTGCGCGAGCTGGCGGCGCTGGTGCAGCGCTTCAACCGCGTGAGCGACAAGCTGGTGGCCCTCGCCGAGCGCGTGGTGCACAACAGCCCGGATCACGTGCGCGAGCTCGCCCTGCACGAGGGCGACATGCACCTGCTGCGCGACGACGCCTTCCGCTTCCTGCGCCGCAACTCCGACGGCCTGAACGCGATGCGCAACGCGCTCGACCAGCTCGCGGACCGCGTGGCCGAGGCGCGGCTGGTGCCGTGCTCGACGGTGTTCGGCGCGCTGCCCCGCGGCGTGCGCGACCTCGCCAAGCAGCAGGGCAAGGACGTCACGTTCGAGATCTTCAACGGCGACGTGGGCGTGGACCGCGGGCTGCTCGGCGAGGTGCGCGACGCGCTGGTGCACGCGGTGCGCAACTCCGTGGACCACGGCATCGAGACGCCCGACGAGCGCGCGCGCGCGGGCAAGCCGCGGGCGGGCCGCATCGAGCTCAGGCTCCGCGCCGACGGCGGCATGCTCGCGGTCGACGTCGACGACGACGGCGCCGGCATCGATCCGCGGCGCGTGCGCCAGGCCGCCGTCGAGAAGGGCCTCATCGCCCGCTCGGCCGCGCTCGCGCTCTCCGACCGCGACGCGCTGGAGCTCATCTTCACGCCCGGCTTCTCCACCAAGACCGACATCACCGAGACCAGCGGCCGCGGCGTGGGCATGGACGTGGTGAAGCGCAAGGTCGAGGCGCTGGGCGGCTCGGTGAGCGTCACCAGCCAGGTGGGGAAGGGCACGCGGGTCTCGCTGCGCATGCCCCAGAGCCTCGCGCTGATGAAGGTGCTGCTGGTGCGCCTCGGCGACGACGTCTACGGCCTGCCCGCGAGCGATGTGGAGAGCGTGGGCCGCATCGATCCCAGCGATCGCTTGGAGGTCAGCGGCATCTCCGCCGTGCGCTATCGCGGCCGGACCGTCTCACTCGTCGCGCTGGGACCGCTGCTGTCGCTGAACGGCGGCCCGCGACACGATCGGCCGCAAGCGGTGTTCGTGCGGCACGCGGAAGATCGCGCGGCGCTCGTCGTCGATGGCTTCGTGGGTGAGCGCGAAGTCGCGGTGAAGCCCTGCGGCGGCGACTTCTTGCGCGGGGCCAAGTTCATCGCCGGAGCGGCCGCGCTCGAGGACGGCCGCATCGCCGTGCTCCTGCACCTGCCCGACATCATGGCCGACGTCCGCCGCACCTCGCGGCCCGTCCAGGCAACGACTCCTGCGCGGCGCCTCAAGGTCCTGCTGGTGGACGACTCGCCCATCGCCCGCGCCACGGAAGCGGCGCTGGTGCGGGCGTTGGGCCACCAGGTGGAAGAGGCCGTGGACGGCGAGGAGGGCTACGCCAAGGCCACCGCCGGCAACTTCGACATCATCCTCACCGACATCCAGATGCCGCGCCTCGATGGCATCGCCCTCTGCCGCCGCCTGCGCGCCGAGCTCTCCACCCAGAAGACGCCGGTGGTGGTGATGAGCTCGCTGGCCGCGCCCGAGGACAAGCGCCGCGGCCTCGACGCCGGCGCCGACGCGTACCTGGTCAAGGGCGAGCTGTCGGTGGAAGCGGTGGCCCAGGTCATCGAGAGACTCACCGGTTAA
- a CDS encoding methyl-accepting chemotaxis protein produces MVLERVAQGDLSARVRALSSDDPAVVQLGELINRALSRAGESVSREGIDKASELLVKVADEGDLTSWNVTSDDAQLRGLYEGVGRVLETQRTFVREINEAALRLSSSANEVLAASTQHETSSTEQAAAIHETTATMEELKHASAQIAENAGSVARVAEETLGAARSGRTAIHEFTTAMQQIRSDGLAVVDSISKLSKRVERIGTVVEVIDEIADRSDLLALNAALEGSRAGEAGKGFSIVAAEMRRLAENVLESTKEIKNLISEIRESTHAAAAAAEASRRATEQGEKLGSVAAQSVDGILSGVQETSDAARVINLATQQQRTATEQVVASMSEIEDVTRQTTQASRQATSAAADLAQLANRLAELIKRFRAD; encoded by the coding sequence ATGGTGCTCGAGCGCGTGGCCCAGGGCGACCTCTCGGCCCGCGTGCGCGCGCTCTCCAGCGATGACCCCGCGGTCGTCCAGCTCGGCGAGCTCATCAACCGCGCCCTCAGCCGCGCCGGCGAGTCCGTGAGCCGCGAGGGCATCGACAAGGCCTCCGAGCTGCTCGTGAAGGTGGCCGACGAGGGCGACCTCACCAGCTGGAACGTCACCAGCGACGACGCGCAGCTCCGCGGCCTCTACGAGGGCGTGGGCCGGGTGCTCGAGACCCAGCGCACCTTCGTGCGCGAGATCAACGAGGCCGCGCTGCGGCTCTCGTCGAGCGCCAACGAGGTGCTGGCGGCCTCGACGCAGCACGAGACGAGCAGCACCGAGCAGGCCGCCGCCATCCACGAGACCACGGCGACGATGGAGGAGCTGAAGCACGCCTCCGCGCAGATAGCCGAGAACGCCGGCTCCGTGGCCCGCGTGGCCGAAGAGACCCTCGGCGCCGCGCGCTCCGGCCGCACCGCGATCCACGAGTTCACCACCGCCATGCAGCAGATCCGCAGCGACGGCCTGGCCGTGGTCGACTCCATCAGCAAGCTGAGCAAGCGCGTGGAGCGCATCGGCACCGTCGTCGAAGTCATCGACGAGATCGCCGACCGCTCGGACCTGCTCGCGCTCAACGCCGCCCTCGAAGGCAGCCGCGCCGGCGAGGCGGGCAAGGGCTTCTCCATCGTGGCCGCGGAGATGCGGCGCCTGGCGGAGAACGTCCTCGAGAGCACCAAGGAGATCAAGAACCTGATCTCTGAAATCCGCGAGTCCACGCACGCCGCTGCGGCTGCAGCCGAGGCGAGCCGGCGCGCGACGGAGCAGGGCGAGAAGCTCGGCTCGGTGGCGGCGCAGTCGGTCGACGGAATCCTGTCCGGCGTCCAGGAGACGAGCGACGCCGCCCGGGTGATCAACCTGGCCACGCAGCAGCAGCGCACCGCGACCGAGCAGGTCGTGGCGTCCATGAGCGAGATCGAGGACGTGACCCGCCAGACCACGCAGGCCAGCCGTCAGGCCACGAGCGCGGCAGCCGACCTGGCGCAGCTCGCCAACCGGCTCGCAGAGCTCATCAAGCGCTTCCGCGCCGACTGA
- a CDS encoding purine-binding chemotaxis protein CheW: MTEETPSAKPLREMLAEAADHDSVADAEPELELFCMDMGGERFAVEAALVHEVVRLPTVTPLPGSPPFLLGVCAHRGEVLPVVDLPRLMGRGEARAHNRSRMAVVRFEGMVVALLADQIEGLTRIKSSLLEPAPMGATQRGAEFLAGVSSDPLGNFALLDLKRLVQVARNRAGGGS; encoded by the coding sequence ATGACAGAAGAGACACCCAGCGCCAAGCCCTTGCGCGAGATGCTGGCCGAGGCCGCCGACCACGACTCGGTGGCCGACGCCGAGCCGGAGCTCGAGCTTTTTTGCATGGACATGGGCGGCGAGCGCTTCGCCGTGGAGGCCGCGCTCGTGCACGAGGTCGTGCGCCTGCCCACGGTGACCCCGCTGCCAGGCAGCCCGCCGTTTCTCCTCGGGGTGTGCGCCCACCGCGGTGAAGTTTTGCCCGTGGTCGACCTGCCGCGCCTCATGGGCCGCGGCGAGGCCCGCGCCCACAACCGCTCGCGCATGGCCGTGGTCCGCTTCGAGGGGATGGTGGTTGCGCTCCTCGCCGACCAGATCGAAGGCCTGACGCGCATCAAGTCGAGCTTGCTCGAGCCGGCTCCGATGGGCGCCACCCAGCGCGGCGCCGAGTTCTTGGCGGGCGTCTCGAGTGATCCGCTCGGCAACTTTGCGCTGCTCGACCTGAAGCGCCTGGTGCAGGTGGCGCGCAACCGGGCCGGGGGCGGCTCATGA